The proteins below come from a single Orcinus orca chromosome 6, mOrcOrc1.1, whole genome shotgun sequence genomic window:
- the LOC101275659 gene encoding uncharacterized protein LOC101275659 isoform X1 gives MFAGLQDLGVANGEDLKETLTNCTEPLKAIEQFQTENGVLLPSLQSALPFLDLHGTPRLEFHQSVFDELRDKLLERVSAIATEGKAEERYKKLEDLLEKSFSLVKMPSLQPVVMCVMKHLPKVPEKKLKLVMADKELYRACAVEVKRQIWQDNQALFGDEVSPLLKQYIVEKESALFSTELSVLHNFFSPSPKTRRQGEVVQRLTRMVGRNVKLYDMVLQFLRTLFLRTRNVHYCTLRAELLMSLHDLDVGDICSVDPCHKFTWCLDACIRERFVDSKRARELQGFLDGVKKGQEQVLGDLSMILCDPFAINTLSLSTVRHLQELVGQELLPRDSPDLLLLLRLLALGQGAWDMIDSQVFKEPKMVTGRWSWSPGSCPRSCPLWWTTTPSTWIRSSRPRRRPRSRTQARCQRLSPSSCRSSAWPARWGCTTCCTSPSRGTRTRSCACSRVSWRPSAIWRSGTSSCTCSRATWRCWRTSLPWRTSAAASSTAFSSPPPRGARPLGPHLGRGRRAQLGRGWEGGSAAACSPARPLPGRRMCSGTCCGSSSTCTTGWPHPSWRPCRRRWSPRAREGDLHAKRRPCAMDRGQPSPEPAAADHVAPGPSVIAPVRAVVRLRRRVRLLRKRCFPPTAVRPDSEPRAPRADPDQPQFFTFDGPAELSSRPPRKKRRRSRLVLYPETSRKYRPRVERRSRAQRCLLLLVAIVGFQVLNAIENLDDNAQRYDLDGLEKALQRAVFGQPAAVERIVALLRDYLATHVHSRPLLLALHGPSGVGKSHVGRLLARHFRAVLEDGALVLQYHARHHCPEPRAAEDCRQELARRVADVVARAEAEEKTPLLLLDDVELLPPALLDELHGFLQPQRSHHFHNAIYVLLSGNGGAEVTRFVLQNASRALALRADGAHGAAAVAAQAEEELRASLRALLVREHPLWEVATIVPFLLLDKGDVVNCFRDEMAGEGFFPEQARAELLAAQLSYYRVAGREFAVTGCKQVVATVNLL, from the exons ATGTTCGCGGGGCTGCAGGACCTGGGCGTGGCCAACGGCGAGGACCTGAAGGAGACGCTGACCAACTGCACCGAGCCGCTCAAAGCCATCGAGCAGTTCCAG ACAGAAAATGGCGTGCTGCTGCCCTCCCTGCAGTCGGCCTTGCCCTTCTTGGACCTGCATGGGACGCCCCGACTGGAATTCCACCAGTCAGTGTTTGATGAGCTTCGGGACAAGCTGCTGGAGCGCGTGTCAGCCATTGCCACAGAGGGGAAGGCCGAGGAGAG GTACAAGAAACTCGAGGACCTTCTGGAGAAGAGCTTTTCTCTGGTGAAGATGCCATCTCTGCAGCCAGTGGTGATGTGCGTCATGAAACACTTGCCCAAG GTTCCtgagaagaaactgaagctggtGATGGCCGACAAGGAGCTGTACCGGGCCTGCGCCGTGGAGGTGAAGCGGCAGATCTGGCAGGACAACCAGGCGCTCTTTGGCGACGAGGTCTCCCCGCTGCTGAAACAGTACATCGTGGAAAAGGAGAGCGCGCTCTTCAGCACGGAGCTCTCCGTCCTGCACAACTTCTTCAGCCCTTCCCCCAAGACCAGACGCCAGGGCGAG GTGGTGCAGAGGCTGACCCGGATGGTGGGCCGCAACGTGAAGCTGTACGACATGGTCCTGCAGTTCCTGCGCACGCTCTTCCTGCGCACCCGCAATGTGCACTACTGCACGCTGCGCGCCGAGCTGCTCATGTCCCTGCATGACCTGGACGTCGGCGACATCTGCTCCGTGGACCCCTGCCACAAG TTCACATGGTGCCTGGACGCTTGCATCCGAGAGCGCTTCGTGGACAGCAAGAGGGCCCGGGAGCTGCAGGGCTTCCTTGACGGAGTGAAGAAGGGGCAGGAGCAGGTCCtggg GGACCTGTCCATGATCCTGTGTGATCCCTTCGCCATCAACACCTTGTCGCTGAGCACGGTCAGGCACCTGCAGGAGCTGGTGGGCCAGGAGCTGCTGCCCAGG GACAGCCCGGATCTCCTCCTGCTGCTCCGGCTGCTGGCGCTGGGCCAGGGGGCATGGGACATGATCGACAGCCAGGTCTTCAAGGAACCCAAGATGGTAACAGG GAGGTGGAGCTGGTCACCAGGTTCCTGCCCACGCTCATGTCCTTTGTGGTGGACGACCACGCCTTCAACGTGGATCAGAAGCTCCCGGCCGAGGAGAAGGCCCCGGTCTCGTACCCAAGCACGCTGCCAGAGACTTTCACCAA GTTCCTGCAGGAGCAGCGCGTGGCCTGCGAGGTGGGGCTGTACTACGTGCTGCACATCACCAAGCAGAGGAACAAGAACGCGCTCCTGCGCCTGCTCCCGGGTCTCG TGGAGACCTTCAGCGATCTGGCGTTCGGGGACATCTTCCTGCACCTGCTCACGGGCAACCTGGCGCTGTTGGCGGACGAGTTTGCCCTGGAGGACTTCTGCAGCAGCCTCTTCGACGGCTTTCTCCTCACCGCCTCCCCGAGGTGCCCGTCCTCTCGGTCCACATCTCGGTCGGGGGCGCCGGGcacagctggggagggggtgggagggcggCTCTGCAGCCGCCTGCAGCCCAGCGCGGCCTCTTCCAGGAAGGAGAATGTGCAGCGGCACGTGCTGCGGCTCCTCCTCCACCTGCACCACCGGGTGGCCCCATCCAAGCTGGAGGCCCTGCAGAAGGCGCTGGAGCCCACGGGCCAG GGAGGGTGACCTGCATGCCAAGCGCCGCCCCTGCGCCATGGACCGCGGCCAGCCCAGTCCGGAGCCCGCGGCAGCGGACCACGTCGCCCCCGGCCCGAGCGTGATCGCGCCCGTGCGCGCCGTGGTCCGCCTGCGCCGTCGCGTGCGCCTCCTGCGCAAGCGGTGCTTCCCGCCTACGGCCGTGAGGCCGGACTCCGAGCCCCGGGCGCCGCGCGCGGACCCGGACCAGCCTCAGTTCTTCACCTTCGACGGCCCGGCGGAGCTGTCCTCGAGGCCGCCGCGAAAGAAGCGCCGGCGCAGCCGCTTGGTGCTCTACCCCGAGACGTCGCGCAAGTACCGGCCGCGCGTGGAGCGCCGGAGCCGCGCGCAGCGTTGCCTGTTGTTGCTCGTGGCCATCGTGGGCTTCCAGGTGCTCAACGCCATCGAGAACCTGGACGATAACGCGCAGCGCTATGACCTTGACGGGCTGGAGAAGGCGCTGCAGCGTGCCGTGTTCGGCCAGCCGGCGGCCGTGGAGCGCATCGTGGCGCTGCTGCGGGACTACCTGGCCACGCACGTGCACAGCCGCCCGCTGCTCCTGGCGCTGCACGGGCCCAGCGGCGTGGGCAAGAGCCATGTGGGCCGCCTGCTGGCGCGCCACTTCCGCGCGGTGCTCGAGGACGGCGCGCTCGTGCTGCAGTACCACGCGCGGCACCACTGCCCCGAGCCGCGCGCCGCGGAGGACTGCCGCCAGGAGCTGGCGCGGCGCGTGGCCGACGTCGTGGCGCGGGCCGAGGCGGAGGAGAAGACCCCGCTCCTGCTTCTGGACGACGTGGAGCTCCTGCCGCCGGCGCTGCTGGACGAGCTGCACGGCTTCCTGCAGCCGCAGCGCTCGCACCACTTCCACAATGCCATCTACGTGCTCCTCAGCGGCAATGGCGGCGCGGAGGTCACGCGCTTCGTGCTGCAGAACGCGTCCCGCGCGCTGGCCCTGCGCGCAGACGGCGCCCACGGGGCCGCGGCGGTGGCGGCACAGGCTGAGGAGGAGCTGCGCGCCAGCCTGAGGGCGCTCCTGGTCCGCGAGCACCCGCTGTGGGAGGTCGCGACTATCGTGCCCTTCCTGCTGCTGGACAAGGGGGACGTGGTCAACTGCTTCCGGGACGAGATGGCCGGGGAGGGCTTCTTCCCAGAGCAGGCCCGCGCCGAGCTCCTGGCCGCGCAGCTCAGTTACTACCGCGTGGCTGGCCGGGAGTTCGCCGTCACTGGCTGCAAGCAGGTGGTGGCCACGGTGAACCTCTTGTAG
- the LOC101275659 gene encoding negative elongation factor B isoform X5 yields MFAGLQDLGVANGEDLKETLTNCTEPLKAIEQFQTENGVLLPSLQSALPFLDLHGTPRLEFHQSVFDELRDKLLERVSAIATEGKAEERYKKLEDLLEKSFSLVKMPSLQPVVMCVMKHLPKVPEKKLKLVMADKELYRACAVEVKRQIWQDNQALFGDEVSPLLKQYIVEKESALFSTELSVLHNFFSPSPKTRRQGEVVQRLTRMVGRNVKLYDMVLQFLRTLFLRTRNVHYCTLRAELLMSLHDLDVGDICSVDPCHKFTWCLDACIRERFVDSKRARELQGFLDGVKKGQEQVLGDLSMILCDPFAINTLSLSTVRHLQELVGQELLPRDSPDLLLLLRLLALGQGAWDMIDSQVFKEPKMEVELVTRFLPTLMSFVVDDHAFNVDQKLPAEEKAPVSYPSTLPETFTKFLQEQRVACEVGLYYVLHITKQRNKNALLRLLPGLVETFSDLAFGDIFLHLLTGNLALLADEFALEDFCSSLFDGFLLTASPRKENVQRHVLRLLLHLHHRVAPSKLEALQKALEPTGQSGEAVKELYSQLGEKLEQLDRRKPSPAQATETPALELPLPSVPAPAVL; encoded by the exons ATGTTCGCGGGGCTGCAGGACCTGGGCGTGGCCAACGGCGAGGACCTGAAGGAGACGCTGACCAACTGCACCGAGCCGCTCAAAGCCATCGAGCAGTTCCAG ACAGAAAATGGCGTGCTGCTGCCCTCCCTGCAGTCGGCCTTGCCCTTCTTGGACCTGCATGGGACGCCCCGACTGGAATTCCACCAGTCAGTGTTTGATGAGCTTCGGGACAAGCTGCTGGAGCGCGTGTCAGCCATTGCCACAGAGGGGAAGGCCGAGGAGAG GTACAAGAAACTCGAGGACCTTCTGGAGAAGAGCTTTTCTCTGGTGAAGATGCCATCTCTGCAGCCAGTGGTGATGTGCGTCATGAAACACTTGCCCAAG GTTCCtgagaagaaactgaagctggtGATGGCCGACAAGGAGCTGTACCGGGCCTGCGCCGTGGAGGTGAAGCGGCAGATCTGGCAGGACAACCAGGCGCTCTTTGGCGACGAGGTCTCCCCGCTGCTGAAACAGTACATCGTGGAAAAGGAGAGCGCGCTCTTCAGCACGGAGCTCTCCGTCCTGCACAACTTCTTCAGCCCTTCCCCCAAGACCAGACGCCAGGGCGAG GTGGTGCAGAGGCTGACCCGGATGGTGGGCCGCAACGTGAAGCTGTACGACATGGTCCTGCAGTTCCTGCGCACGCTCTTCCTGCGCACCCGCAATGTGCACTACTGCACGCTGCGCGCCGAGCTGCTCATGTCCCTGCATGACCTGGACGTCGGCGACATCTGCTCCGTGGACCCCTGCCACAAG TTCACATGGTGCCTGGACGCTTGCATCCGAGAGCGCTTCGTGGACAGCAAGAGGGCCCGGGAGCTGCAGGGCTTCCTTGACGGAGTGAAGAAGGGGCAGGAGCAGGTCCtggg GGACCTGTCCATGATCCTGTGTGATCCCTTCGCCATCAACACCTTGTCGCTGAGCACGGTCAGGCACCTGCAGGAGCTGGTGGGCCAGGAGCTGCTGCCCAGG GACAGCCCGGATCTCCTCCTGCTGCTCCGGCTGCTGGCGCTGGGCCAGGGGGCATGGGACATGATCGACAGCCAGGTCTTCAAGGAACCCAAGATG GAGGTGGAGCTGGTCACCAGGTTCCTGCCCACGCTCATGTCCTTTGTGGTGGACGACCACGCCTTCAACGTGGATCAGAAGCTCCCGGCCGAGGAGAAGGCCCCGGTCTCGTACCCAAGCACGCTGCCAGAGACTTTCACCAA GTTCCTGCAGGAGCAGCGCGTGGCCTGCGAGGTGGGGCTGTACTACGTGCTGCACATCACCAAGCAGAGGAACAAGAACGCGCTCCTGCGCCTGCTCCCGGGTCTCG TGGAGACCTTCAGCGATCTGGCGTTCGGGGACATCTTCCTGCACCTGCTCACGGGCAACCTGGCGCTGTTGGCGGACGAGTTTGCCCTGGAGGACTTCTGCAGCAGCCTCTTCGACGGCTTTCTCCTCACCGCCTCCCCGAG GAAGGAGAATGTGCAGCGGCACGTGCTGCGGCTCCTCCTCCACCTGCACCACCGGGTGGCCCCATCCAAGCTGGAGGCCCTGCAGAAGGCGCTGGAGCCCACGGGCCAG AGTGGAGAGGCGGTGAAGGAGCTGTATTCCCAGCTTGGTGAGAAGCTGGAGCAGCTGGACCGGAGGAAGCCCAGCCCGGCCCAGGCCACAGAGACCCCAGCCCTGGAGCTGCCCCTCCCCAGTGTGCCCGCCCCAGCTGTACTCTGA
- the LOC101275659 gene encoding uncharacterized protein LOC101275659 isoform X2 — protein sequence MFAGLQDLGVANGEDLKETLTNCTEPLKAIEQFQTENGVLLPSLQSALPFLDLHGTPRLEFHQSVFDELRDKLLERVSAIATEGKAEERYKKLEDLLEKSFSLVKMPSLQPVVMCVMKHLPKVPEKKLKLVMADKELYRACAVEVKRQIWQDNQALFGDEVSPLLKQYIVEKESALFSTELSVLHNFFSPSPKTRRQGEVVQRLTRMVGRNVKLYDMVLQFLRTLFLRTRNVHYCTLRAELLMSLHDLDVGDICSVDPCHKFTWCLDACIRERFVDSKRARELQGFLDGVKKGQEQVLGDLSMILCDPFAINTLSLSTVRHLQELVGQELLPRDSPDLLLLLRLLALGQGAWDMIDSQVFKEPKMVTGRWSWSPGSCPRSCPLWWTTTPSTWIRSSRPRRRPRSRTQARCQRLSPSSCRSSAWPARWGCTTCCTSPSRGTRTRSCACSRVSWRPSAIWRSGTSSCTCSRATWRCWRTSLPWRTSAAASSTAFSSPPPRGRRMCSGTCCGSSSTCTTGWPHPSWRPCRRRWSPRAREGDLHAKRRPCAMDRGQPSPEPAAADHVAPGPSVIAPVRAVVRLRRRVRLLRKRCFPPTAVRPDSEPRAPRADPDQPQFFTFDGPAELSSRPPRKKRRRSRLVLYPETSRKYRPRVERRSRAQRCLLLLVAIVGFQVLNAIENLDDNAQRYDLDGLEKALQRAVFGQPAAVERIVALLRDYLATHVHSRPLLLALHGPSGVGKSHVGRLLARHFRAVLEDGALVLQYHARHHCPEPRAAEDCRQELARRVADVVARAEAEEKTPLLLLDDVELLPPALLDELHGFLQPQRSHHFHNAIYVLLSGNGGAEVTRFVLQNASRALALRADGAHGAAAVAAQAEEELRASLRALLVREHPLWEVATIVPFLLLDKGDVVNCFRDEMAGEGFFPEQARAELLAAQLSYYRVAGREFAVTGCKQVVATVNLL from the exons ATGTTCGCGGGGCTGCAGGACCTGGGCGTGGCCAACGGCGAGGACCTGAAGGAGACGCTGACCAACTGCACCGAGCCGCTCAAAGCCATCGAGCAGTTCCAG ACAGAAAATGGCGTGCTGCTGCCCTCCCTGCAGTCGGCCTTGCCCTTCTTGGACCTGCATGGGACGCCCCGACTGGAATTCCACCAGTCAGTGTTTGATGAGCTTCGGGACAAGCTGCTGGAGCGCGTGTCAGCCATTGCCACAGAGGGGAAGGCCGAGGAGAG GTACAAGAAACTCGAGGACCTTCTGGAGAAGAGCTTTTCTCTGGTGAAGATGCCATCTCTGCAGCCAGTGGTGATGTGCGTCATGAAACACTTGCCCAAG GTTCCtgagaagaaactgaagctggtGATGGCCGACAAGGAGCTGTACCGGGCCTGCGCCGTGGAGGTGAAGCGGCAGATCTGGCAGGACAACCAGGCGCTCTTTGGCGACGAGGTCTCCCCGCTGCTGAAACAGTACATCGTGGAAAAGGAGAGCGCGCTCTTCAGCACGGAGCTCTCCGTCCTGCACAACTTCTTCAGCCCTTCCCCCAAGACCAGACGCCAGGGCGAG GTGGTGCAGAGGCTGACCCGGATGGTGGGCCGCAACGTGAAGCTGTACGACATGGTCCTGCAGTTCCTGCGCACGCTCTTCCTGCGCACCCGCAATGTGCACTACTGCACGCTGCGCGCCGAGCTGCTCATGTCCCTGCATGACCTGGACGTCGGCGACATCTGCTCCGTGGACCCCTGCCACAAG TTCACATGGTGCCTGGACGCTTGCATCCGAGAGCGCTTCGTGGACAGCAAGAGGGCCCGGGAGCTGCAGGGCTTCCTTGACGGAGTGAAGAAGGGGCAGGAGCAGGTCCtggg GGACCTGTCCATGATCCTGTGTGATCCCTTCGCCATCAACACCTTGTCGCTGAGCACGGTCAGGCACCTGCAGGAGCTGGTGGGCCAGGAGCTGCTGCCCAGG GACAGCCCGGATCTCCTCCTGCTGCTCCGGCTGCTGGCGCTGGGCCAGGGGGCATGGGACATGATCGACAGCCAGGTCTTCAAGGAACCCAAGATGGTAACAGG GAGGTGGAGCTGGTCACCAGGTTCCTGCCCACGCTCATGTCCTTTGTGGTGGACGACCACGCCTTCAACGTGGATCAGAAGCTCCCGGCCGAGGAGAAGGCCCCGGTCTCGTACCCAAGCACGCTGCCAGAGACTTTCACCAA GTTCCTGCAGGAGCAGCGCGTGGCCTGCGAGGTGGGGCTGTACTACGTGCTGCACATCACCAAGCAGAGGAACAAGAACGCGCTCCTGCGCCTGCTCCCGGGTCTCG TGGAGACCTTCAGCGATCTGGCGTTCGGGGACATCTTCCTGCACCTGCTCACGGGCAACCTGGCGCTGTTGGCGGACGAGTTTGCCCTGGAGGACTTCTGCAGCAGCCTCTTCGACGGCTTTCTCCTCACCGCCTCCCCGAG GAAGGAGAATGTGCAGCGGCACGTGCTGCGGCTCCTCCTCCACCTGCACCACCGGGTGGCCCCATCCAAGCTGGAGGCCCTGCAGAAGGCGCTGGAGCCCACGGGCCAG GGAGGGTGACCTGCATGCCAAGCGCCGCCCCTGCGCCATGGACCGCGGCCAGCCCAGTCCGGAGCCCGCGGCAGCGGACCACGTCGCCCCCGGCCCGAGCGTGATCGCGCCCGTGCGCGCCGTGGTCCGCCTGCGCCGTCGCGTGCGCCTCCTGCGCAAGCGGTGCTTCCCGCCTACGGCCGTGAGGCCGGACTCCGAGCCCCGGGCGCCGCGCGCGGACCCGGACCAGCCTCAGTTCTTCACCTTCGACGGCCCGGCGGAGCTGTCCTCGAGGCCGCCGCGAAAGAAGCGCCGGCGCAGCCGCTTGGTGCTCTACCCCGAGACGTCGCGCAAGTACCGGCCGCGCGTGGAGCGCCGGAGCCGCGCGCAGCGTTGCCTGTTGTTGCTCGTGGCCATCGTGGGCTTCCAGGTGCTCAACGCCATCGAGAACCTGGACGATAACGCGCAGCGCTATGACCTTGACGGGCTGGAGAAGGCGCTGCAGCGTGCCGTGTTCGGCCAGCCGGCGGCCGTGGAGCGCATCGTGGCGCTGCTGCGGGACTACCTGGCCACGCACGTGCACAGCCGCCCGCTGCTCCTGGCGCTGCACGGGCCCAGCGGCGTGGGCAAGAGCCATGTGGGCCGCCTGCTGGCGCGCCACTTCCGCGCGGTGCTCGAGGACGGCGCGCTCGTGCTGCAGTACCACGCGCGGCACCACTGCCCCGAGCCGCGCGCCGCGGAGGACTGCCGCCAGGAGCTGGCGCGGCGCGTGGCCGACGTCGTGGCGCGGGCCGAGGCGGAGGAGAAGACCCCGCTCCTGCTTCTGGACGACGTGGAGCTCCTGCCGCCGGCGCTGCTGGACGAGCTGCACGGCTTCCTGCAGCCGCAGCGCTCGCACCACTTCCACAATGCCATCTACGTGCTCCTCAGCGGCAATGGCGGCGCGGAGGTCACGCGCTTCGTGCTGCAGAACGCGTCCCGCGCGCTGGCCCTGCGCGCAGACGGCGCCCACGGGGCCGCGGCGGTGGCGGCACAGGCTGAGGAGGAGCTGCGCGCCAGCCTGAGGGCGCTCCTGGTCCGCGAGCACCCGCTGTGGGAGGTCGCGACTATCGTGCCCTTCCTGCTGCTGGACAAGGGGGACGTGGTCAACTGCTTCCGGGACGAGATGGCCGGGGAGGGCTTCTTCCCAGAGCAGGCCCGCGCCGAGCTCCTGGCCGCGCAGCTCAGTTACTACCGCGTGGCTGGCCGGGAGTTCGCCGTCACTGGCTGCAAGCAGGTGGTGGCCACGGTGAACCTCTTGTAG
- the LOC101275659 gene encoding uncharacterized protein LOC101275659 isoform X3, whose protein sequence is MPSLQPVVMCVMKHLPKVPEKKLKLVMADKELYRACAVEVKRQIWQDNQALFGDEVSPLLKQYIVEKESALFSTELSVLHNFFSPSPKTRRQGEVVQRLTRMVGRNVKLYDMVLQFLRTLFLRTRNVHYCTLRAELLMSLHDLDVGDICSVDPCHKFTWCLDACIRERFVDSKRARELQGFLDGVKKGQEQVLGDLSMILCDPFAINTLSLSTVRHLQELVGQELLPRDSPDLLLLLRLLALGQGAWDMIDSQVFKEPKMVTGRWSWSPGSCPRSCPLWWTTTPSTWIRSSRPRRRPRSRTQARCQRLSPSSCRSSAWPARWGCTTCCTSPSRGTRTRSCACSRVSWRPSAIWRSGTSSCTCSRATWRCWRTSLPWRTSAAASSTAFSSPPPRGARPLGPHLGRGRRAQLGRGWEGGSAAACSPARPLPGRRMCSGTCCGSSSTCTTGWPHPSWRPCRRRWSPRAREGDLHAKRRPCAMDRGQPSPEPAAADHVAPGPSVIAPVRAVVRLRRRVRLLRKRCFPPTAVRPDSEPRAPRADPDQPQFFTFDGPAELSSRPPRKKRRRSRLVLYPETSRKYRPRVERRSRAQRCLLLLVAIVGFQVLNAIENLDDNAQRYDLDGLEKALQRAVFGQPAAVERIVALLRDYLATHVHSRPLLLALHGPSGVGKSHVGRLLARHFRAVLEDGALVLQYHARHHCPEPRAAEDCRQELARRVADVVARAEAEEKTPLLLLDDVELLPPALLDELHGFLQPQRSHHFHNAIYVLLSGNGGAEVTRFVLQNASRALALRADGAHGAAAVAAQAEEELRASLRALLVREHPLWEVATIVPFLLLDKGDVVNCFRDEMAGEGFFPEQARAELLAAQLSYYRVAGREFAVTGCKQVVATVNLL, encoded by the exons ATGCCATCTCTGCAGCCAGTGGTGATGTGCGTCATGAAACACTTGCCCAAG GTTCCtgagaagaaactgaagctggtGATGGCCGACAAGGAGCTGTACCGGGCCTGCGCCGTGGAGGTGAAGCGGCAGATCTGGCAGGACAACCAGGCGCTCTTTGGCGACGAGGTCTCCCCGCTGCTGAAACAGTACATCGTGGAAAAGGAGAGCGCGCTCTTCAGCACGGAGCTCTCCGTCCTGCACAACTTCTTCAGCCCTTCCCCCAAGACCAGACGCCAGGGCGAG GTGGTGCAGAGGCTGACCCGGATGGTGGGCCGCAACGTGAAGCTGTACGACATGGTCCTGCAGTTCCTGCGCACGCTCTTCCTGCGCACCCGCAATGTGCACTACTGCACGCTGCGCGCCGAGCTGCTCATGTCCCTGCATGACCTGGACGTCGGCGACATCTGCTCCGTGGACCCCTGCCACAAG TTCACATGGTGCCTGGACGCTTGCATCCGAGAGCGCTTCGTGGACAGCAAGAGGGCCCGGGAGCTGCAGGGCTTCCTTGACGGAGTGAAGAAGGGGCAGGAGCAGGTCCtggg GGACCTGTCCATGATCCTGTGTGATCCCTTCGCCATCAACACCTTGTCGCTGAGCACGGTCAGGCACCTGCAGGAGCTGGTGGGCCAGGAGCTGCTGCCCAGG GACAGCCCGGATCTCCTCCTGCTGCTCCGGCTGCTGGCGCTGGGCCAGGGGGCATGGGACATGATCGACAGCCAGGTCTTCAAGGAACCCAAGATGGTAACAGG GAGGTGGAGCTGGTCACCAGGTTCCTGCCCACGCTCATGTCCTTTGTGGTGGACGACCACGCCTTCAACGTGGATCAGAAGCTCCCGGCCGAGGAGAAGGCCCCGGTCTCGTACCCAAGCACGCTGCCAGAGACTTTCACCAA GTTCCTGCAGGAGCAGCGCGTGGCCTGCGAGGTGGGGCTGTACTACGTGCTGCACATCACCAAGCAGAGGAACAAGAACGCGCTCCTGCGCCTGCTCCCGGGTCTCG TGGAGACCTTCAGCGATCTGGCGTTCGGGGACATCTTCCTGCACCTGCTCACGGGCAACCTGGCGCTGTTGGCGGACGAGTTTGCCCTGGAGGACTTCTGCAGCAGCCTCTTCGACGGCTTTCTCCTCACCGCCTCCCCGAGGTGCCCGTCCTCTCGGTCCACATCTCGGTCGGGGGCGCCGGGcacagctggggagggggtgggagggcggCTCTGCAGCCGCCTGCAGCCCAGCGCGGCCTCTTCCAGGAAGGAGAATGTGCAGCGGCACGTGCTGCGGCTCCTCCTCCACCTGCACCACCGGGTGGCCCCATCCAAGCTGGAGGCCCTGCAGAAGGCGCTGGAGCCCACGGGCCAG GGAGGGTGACCTGCATGCCAAGCGCCGCCCCTGCGCCATGGACCGCGGCCAGCCCAGTCCGGAGCCCGCGGCAGCGGACCACGTCGCCCCCGGCCCGAGCGTGATCGCGCCCGTGCGCGCCGTGGTCCGCCTGCGCCGTCGCGTGCGCCTCCTGCGCAAGCGGTGCTTCCCGCCTACGGCCGTGAGGCCGGACTCCGAGCCCCGGGCGCCGCGCGCGGACCCGGACCAGCCTCAGTTCTTCACCTTCGACGGCCCGGCGGAGCTGTCCTCGAGGCCGCCGCGAAAGAAGCGCCGGCGCAGCCGCTTGGTGCTCTACCCCGAGACGTCGCGCAAGTACCGGCCGCGCGTGGAGCGCCGGAGCCGCGCGCAGCGTTGCCTGTTGTTGCTCGTGGCCATCGTGGGCTTCCAGGTGCTCAACGCCATCGAGAACCTGGACGATAACGCGCAGCGCTATGACCTTGACGGGCTGGAGAAGGCGCTGCAGCGTGCCGTGTTCGGCCAGCCGGCGGCCGTGGAGCGCATCGTGGCGCTGCTGCGGGACTACCTGGCCACGCACGTGCACAGCCGCCCGCTGCTCCTGGCGCTGCACGGGCCCAGCGGCGTGGGCAAGAGCCATGTGGGCCGCCTGCTGGCGCGCCACTTCCGCGCGGTGCTCGAGGACGGCGCGCTCGTGCTGCAGTACCACGCGCGGCACCACTGCCCCGAGCCGCGCGCCGCGGAGGACTGCCGCCAGGAGCTGGCGCGGCGCGTGGCCGACGTCGTGGCGCGGGCCGAGGCGGAGGAGAAGACCCCGCTCCTGCTTCTGGACGACGTGGAGCTCCTGCCGCCGGCGCTGCTGGACGAGCTGCACGGCTTCCTGCAGCCGCAGCGCTCGCACCACTTCCACAATGCCATCTACGTGCTCCTCAGCGGCAATGGCGGCGCGGAGGTCACGCGCTTCGTGCTGCAGAACGCGTCCCGCGCGCTGGCCCTGCGCGCAGACGGCGCCCACGGGGCCGCGGCGGTGGCGGCACAGGCTGAGGAGGAGCTGCGCGCCAGCCTGAGGGCGCTCCTGGTCCGCGAGCACCCGCTGTGGGAGGTCGCGACTATCGTGCCCTTCCTGCTGCTGGACAAGGGGGACGTGGTCAACTGCTTCCGGGACGAGATGGCCGGGGAGGGCTTCTTCCCAGAGCAGGCCCGCGCCGAGCTCCTGGCCGCGCAGCTCAGTTACTACCGCGTGGCTGGCCGGGAGTTCGCCGTCACTGGCTGCAAGCAGGTGGTGGCCACGGTGAACCTCTTGTAG